Proteins encoded together in one Lathyrus oleraceus cultivar Zhongwan6 chromosome 5, CAAS_Psat_ZW6_1.0, whole genome shotgun sequence window:
- the LOC127085479 gene encoding uncharacterized protein LOC127085479, producing the protein MYQSSSTMKSRLRPPRPIPKSPTRVATRTIPDSVSLQTPPGSLMKSQKPVRSPEQLRPEYRTIACEFRALSKMVNNQFGKPDPEEAAFTDSCNAKSGVLFQRGRLYDEYSARRNERLKRKQEITVNEVNTTSIKPPKVPPSHRALGVNVESGKKINTARKLGSLRKSVSAAYSAEVSETPRYMLRSRSKDNSKKPPLASRMDKSAAVGEKKIGATPRRTGRISYY; encoded by the exons ATGTACCAGTCGTCATCAACAATGAAATCGCGCCTCCGGCCACCGCGTCCGATACCTAAATCTCCAACTCGTGTTGCAACTCGAACCATCCCCGACTCTGTCTCTCTTCAAACTCCACCAG GTTCTTTGATGAAATCTCAAAAACCAGTTCGATCTCCCGAACAACTGCGACCTGAATACCGCACAATTGcttgtgaatttagggctttaTCAAAGATGGTTAATAACCAATTCGGAAAGCCAGATCCAGAAGAAGCTGCTTTCACCGATTCTTGTAACGCTAAATCAGGTGTTTTATTTCAGAGAGGAAGATTGTATGATGAATATTCTGCAAGAAGGAACGAAAGGCTAAAGAGAAAACAAGAAATCACGGTGAATGAAGTTAATACTACTAGTATTAAGCCACCTAAGGTGCCGCCTTCTCATCGTGCTCTCGGTGTTAATGTTGAATCTGGAAAGAAGATTAATACCGCGAGAAAACTCGGAAGTCTTAGAAAATCGGTTTCTGCTGCTTATTCTGCTGAGGTTAGTGAAACTCCAAGGTACATGCTTAGAAGCAGGAGTAAGGATAATAGTAAGAAACCTCCTCTAGCTTCAAGAATGGATAAATCTGCTGCTGTTGGTGAGAAGAAGATTGGAGCCACACCTAGAAGAACAGGAAGAATTTCATACTATTAG